The genomic DNA TCGATGCCGTAGTCACTTCATCGGCTCATGACATGGATAGGATACACATTGTGCCGCAAGCTAGAAGAGCGAGTTATATAGAGAACTTCTATAATGGACGATATGTCAGTATTCCTAAGGCCTCGAAGCGTTCTAAGTACTTCGAAGAATTTAAGCAAACGATTGAAGCCATGGCGAAATCGGGCGAAGTGACCGAAATTTTTAATCGCTATGGTTTAAAAGCACCCGATCAAATTAATTAAGGAAAGTACCAGCAGGCGGTTTACAATAGCGGTCTGCTGGGTTTTCCAAACTAATCGCGGAAATTATTAAACTGTAAGTCTTGTTCAATTTTTTCTTCACGCAGCATAGCCATAACGCCTTGTAGGTCGTCACGTTTTTTTCCTTCTACGCGAACTTTATCGCCTTGAATGGAAGCCTTTACTTTCGCGCCTTTCTCTTTAATCAGTTTTACAATGTTACGTGCTGTTGGTTGCTCTAAGCCATTTTTAAACTTCATATTGAGCGTAAAAGTTTTACCGACATGGACAGGCTCATCTTCAACCTCAGCAAAAGCTGCACTGATGCCGCGTTTAACACAGTTCTTAGCGGCGATTTCTTCAAGCTGACGTACTTGGAAATCGGATTCGCACTTTAACGTAATGGTATCATCACCGACCAATTCTATACTGGCTTCAACGCCTCTAAAATCGAAACGAGTGGCGAGTTCACGGTTAGCGTTGTCGGCGGCATTGCGTAATTCTTCTTTGTCGACTTCAGAAACAATATCAAACGTTGGCATGGGTCATCCTTAATAACTGGTTTAATTGAGACAAGCTTAAGAGGAAGTGCTTTCAGGAGCAACATCATCGTGCTTTGCAATGGCTTGGCGACATTCGCGCTCGGCGCGTTCTAACTCTATTAAGGTTTGCTCTAAGTCGCGCTTTTGCTGCAAAAGCGTTTCTTTGTGTCCGGTCAGCGTTTCCAAGTACACCTGTAATTGCGGCAATTTGTCATTCGGTGTTTCATAAAGTGTTACTAAGTGCACAATTTCATCCAAGCTGAAGCCCAGCCGCTTACCGCGCAGTATTAGCTTTAGTCTCGCTTTATCTCGTTTATGGTAAATACGCCTCTGACCTTGTCGAGTAGGCGTCACTAGCCCTTTATCTTCATAAAATCGAATGGTGCGCGTCGTAATGCCAAATTCATCGGCCAAATCGCGAATACTAAAGGTGTCATCTTGAGTGTGTTGGGTCATAAGGCTCGTTACAGCGGTCTCTGTTAATCGGGTGTTGTTCTGTTGCGAATTATTTACTGAGTAGTCTCAGCCGTCATTGGCTAACAAGTTGACGCTAACGTAAACGAAAGCTAGTCTATCACGCAAGTGGCTTGGTCAAATTATCTGTAAAACACTGAAAAAGTGACAAAAAATTACAAAAACTGGCTTAAAAGCAAGTTTTAACAATCGTTCAATCGGCTAAGCCAGCCAACAATTATAACAATAATGGCGGGAACACCTACTTCTTTAAGCGAGGGCAATCCCTTCGCCGCTGAGATTTTCCGCTTTTTAGGTCACCTAATAATCAAACAACACCAAGCTTACCCAGCTATTCGTGTTCAGATCGGAGAAATGTATGAGTGATGTGCACCCTTTACGCGTCGTAACCGCTGCTAGCCTATTTGATGGCCACGATGCTGCGATCAATGTTATGCGTCGGTTAATCCAAGACCGCGGTTGCGAAGTAATTCACCTGGGCCATAACCGCAGTGTTGATGACATTGTTAAAGCCGCACTGCAAGAAGATGCCGATGCGATTGCGATCAGCTCATACCAAGGCGGTCATTGCGAATTTTTTAAATACCTCGTTGATCTGCTGAAAGAAGCCGGCGCGGAACACGTCACTATTATTGGCGGCGGCGGCGGTACCATTACCTTAGAAGAAATTGCCGAATTACATGAATACGGTGTTTCCCGGATTTATCACCCGACTGACGGCATGAAAATGGGTCTGGTTGGGATGATCGACGATGCGGTCGATATTTGTAAAAAAGCTAAGCAAGAACGCGCCGAAGCATTATCGTCGAAGGCTCATGTCAGCCTCAAACAAGCCCGAGCGTTGACATTGATCGAACAAGAGCAAACGAAGGCAAGCCATGACCAGCGCGGTTGTCCTACCATTGGCCTGACGGGCACAGGCGGAGCCGGTAAATCGAGTCTTACCGATGAATTAGTGTTGCGATTTGCCACTACTTTTCCAGATCGTAAGTTCGCCGTATTAGCGGTTGATCCTACTCGTCGTCGAACGGGCGGAGCATTATTAGGGGATCGGATTCGAATGAACAGCATTCGCCAGCCCAATGTCTTTTTCCGCAGCATGGCGACGCGCAGGCAGCATCTATCCACTAACGAAGTTCTGAACGACGTCATTACCGAAATGAGTCACCAAGGCTTTGATTTGATCTTTGTGGAAACGGCAGGCATAGGTCAGAGTGATTCTGCCATTGTAGATTTAGTTGATTTGCCCGGCTATGTAATGACGCCAGAATACGGCGCGGCGAGTCAGTTAGAAAAAATTGACATGATTGATTTAGCCGATTGGATAGTGATTAATAAATTCGACCGTAAAGGTGCAGAAGACGCTCTGCGAGATGTGCGCAAGCAGTGGCGCCGTAATCGCAATGAGTTCAGTGCAGACGATAGTGAAGTCCCTGTTTTTGCAACCATTGCCAGCCATTTCTTAGACCCTGGTGTTAATGGGTTATTTAATGCCCTGTGCCAACAAGTTTCGACAAAATCTGAGCAGCCATGGCCGGCCAACTTGCCTGCCGGCCAACCTAAAAGCCATGTGTTAATTCCTGGTAAGCAACAACGCTACTTAGCTGAAATTGCCGAACTAGGGCGGTCTAAAAATGAGCACGTTAAGCATCAAGCTGCCATTGCA from Reinekea marina includes the following:
- a CDS encoding YajQ family cyclic di-GMP-binding protein, with the protein product MPTFDIVSEVDKEELRNAADNANRELATRFDFRGVEASIELVGDDTITLKCESDFQVRQLEEIAAKNCVKRGISAAFAEVEDEPVHVGKTFTLNMKFKNGLEQPTARNIVKLIKEKGAKVKASIQGDKVRVEGKKRDDLQGVMAMLREEKIEQDLQFNNFRD
- a CDS encoding MerR family transcriptional regulator, with protein sequence MTQHTQDDTFSIRDLADEFGITTRTIRFYEDKGLVTPTRQGQRRIYHKRDKARLKLILRGKRLGFSLDEIVHLVTLYETPNDKLPQLQVYLETLTGHKETLLQQKRDLEQTLIELERAERECRQAIAKHDDVAPESTSS